aatatgagtttgagtcaattttcatacattcaccatttttagagaaataaaaaccactaTTCTGAAAACctatagcaaaccttttaactctcatatgatacTATGTCTTTATCTAAATAAAATGTTCCGGAAGCTTGttctcgactttcaaaagaaggataaagagatctgcatgatgGAGTACCATTACGAATTTGAGCCACTGTATACACACCTTGATCTAATCTTAGCTCAATATCTTGTGCTGTCAATAGAATGAATATCCTGCTCCTGGCAGCCCTGGTTATttgataaacaaaaaatatagcatTTCCATTCGGATTCAGATTGTGCTACGTTCCGAATATTTGTTCTGCAAGGGAAGAAATTGTTCGCGAAAATGGAGACTCATTTCTCTAGTTGTGTCTCCGATAAAAACATTACACCAACTGGTCCCAACATCTGTCGGATTTGTCTCCAGAATGGAGGCCCTGTTGGAATCGATGGAGATAATACTAAAGAAATGGAATCGATCTTGACCACGATCGGTGAATATGAAGATAGAAGTTTGTACAGCATCATGATGACTATATGTGCTCCTCTCGGATATAATGCGGTACCGGAAGATATGCCGGATAGAATTTGCCGTAGTTGTAAGTGGCGTTTGCTGTCAGCATATGAACTGTACGAGATTTGTCTGCGAAGTGACGAGAAAATACGGGAGATAATGGAGTCGAAAAAAGAGGTACGCCTAATTTCATATGAATTTTTAGCATTGAAAGAGAAAGCAATTCCAAATCCGTTTAATAGCTACCATTCCAGCGGAATACCGACCAAATTTCTGTTAAAGAAGAAATGATAGATCCTGATGATCAGGATTATAATAATGGTGATACCGGTGGATTGGAGAATTCATTGTACATGATGCGGGAAGATTATTGCCCAACAACAGAAAGCACTCAGATTAGCGACAATCCAGCCGATCTGCTAGAGGAAATGCAAATGATTGTAGATCCGAATGAAACTTTGTTCGAGGCAAATTACAAATTCGATAATAATGGAAGCCATTGCTGTCGTATATGTGGTCAAGAGTTCATCTACAAAAGCCAGTGTCGTTTCCATATTATTGTCAAGCATGATCCTACGAAACCTTTCAAATGCGACGTTTGTCACTACACCCTAACGACGGAACTCCAATTAAATCGTCACAAAACAATGACTCACGGCGAGGAGGGAATACTTAATCCAGTCATCAAGGAAAAAACAGACGAATCCGTGGATACCATATACACTTGCAAGATTTGTCCCAAAATATTCACCTCGATAGTTCGTTTCAAACGCCATAGGAATACACACAATAGACCGTTTGGATGCAATATCTGTTTGCATCACTTCCCGAATCGTGCACAGTTGAACAGACATGTTAAGGTACACCAAAAGAAACCAGCGGGTGCGGATGGAGGTAACCAGCAAAATGAGTGGAAGTGTGATTATTGCGACGAAAATCTGTCTAGCAAACGTAACCTTATAATGCACATTCGTCGATCTCATCGGCAGGAGTTGCAGGATGCGGCAAAGAAGAAAAACTCCTTCAAATGCATCATTTGTCCAAAAGTGTTTGCGAgggaaaatgttttcaacattCACATGAAGATACATGAGCTTCTGGATCCCGAGAAGGACAAAGAACAGACAGGCAGTTGCAGTGTTGGTCCGAGCAAGAGCTCGTCGGGTGGCGTGCTCGGGAACAGTGCAGGTAGCGTGGAGAGAAGCGATGAAGATATGACGAACCAGGCTCGTGAACACATAGTCGGGCCAAACAAAAACGTCACGAACCAAGAGTGTGAACCGGTTCGACTCCAAGCGCAAGATTGGGCTCATTTCCCAAAAAGTATCGATCCGACGCCTCGAAAGAAACACCCAACGAGGATGTGCAAAGTGTGTTATAAACATAAAATACGAAGCGAAACAAAGTGGGAATGTGCGACATGTAAAGTAGCTTTACATTTGCCAGAGTGTTTTAGGAGTTATCACACCATGGAGGATTATTGAGGTATTTTCGTGTTAGATATTCGTTCAAGGTGAACAATTACTATAACTGAATTTATTGCTCACGATTGCTTTCTTTTTCATTTAGGTGTGGTATTACACTGGCCACAAAACCACATTTGGAATATtcgtgggttatatctatgatacaaccgcaacGTTGACATTGGTCTACCgctggcttagtaatcatttatttatattaattaaaGTGTTGCTTGAATGAAACTTGAATATTAACtttttaagtgaagagtttgaacaatttccatgttaggtcaattcatgtcttatgatagattatgttcatcGTTGCAAGTAAATTTTACTCTAGTAAAAGTTATTCTTTTTCGTatgaccaaggcgcgtagaagtatatcctaaggtgggccaacttgctaaaaccactcttcagccatcttggaaatctactgtgttttgtttgtaaacaaaacacaatacgcttgtgcccaagctcgctcgtaaTCAGtgtgtctctttcacgcttcaagcaaataattccccttctgccttcttctgtactgttttcatataccgctcccctaaccaacctAGTGACGAAACGggctcacctagtaccatagacccgtcttgcgtATGACATGAGGCGTTGGTCATTtcaattagagatgggcaaaccgttcatgaactgatcaaaagaactagttcaccaaaaagagtgaacgaactgccgttcttttttgctgggcaacagttcatatgaactgtatacccagttcagaacgaactgtgtacagtgaacgatgaactgataatacagttcagaacgaactgaccgctgactgaactgtgtatactagacatgggcaaaccgttcacgaacggtacgaaggAACTAGTTCGCCCAAAAGAGTAAACGAACGGTCGCCCTTTtttaaagaacggtagttcgccCCACGAACTAATTGAGAGTGAACGGTTTGTGAGCGAATTGATTCCAaaagaactgtttgagaacaaACTGATTGAGAGCGAACtgattcagaacgaactgtttgcgagtgaactgcaTGGGAAAGAACTGGTCGAGAACGAGTGTTTACGGGCGAACTAtttgcgaacgaacgagtgcagtcgaactgatttgcgctggacggaatggataaatatagcgagaacgcttgtaagaaaaataaaacgatattgtcatttacgagcaaaatgcatgtaacgcagggtttattttgttgatgtatactcaattttgggttaaaaattaaattagattgtcGTAGTTTTAAATGcaaagctatatattttcaatttcatgtgtttttttaaatttcgcataacattcatatacttcctgattatcATATAAAAGTTCTAGGGGAAGCTGGGGCTATTCAcgaattaggtaaacataaaaccTTCTAGCGAGGGCTAGTTGAGAAGAATGTTTTtccgttgctttcaatccattgtttggcctattgcatgtacgtgttatcgtgattgtttgtatgattgattgttagcgaaaatgctgaattttggACCCAGAATGAACCGTTATGAAACATGATTTTACATGGATCCTGTGTTTCGtcctaatagaaaaaaaatgaaaaattgcacatatttttttcaaagaagcacCTTATCTTTCCCCATTTCCAAAATATAAATCCGATacgaatcaaaaaatctatccaatccaacgatataaATGAATAGCTGTCCATTGATGTTGGGTTTCAGCTAATATACTATGTTGTTTtcaataccgctgaacgaaagcgaaagaacggttcaaaagaactgattcacttagaagAACGGTTAatgactgaaccgttcatcaaaatgAACTGTTTTTTCCATCTCTACTAGTGCCTATGATTTGCAATTTGTATGTGCCAGTTAATTCGCGATAaggtaatctctatcagatcagaaaacACGAAGCCTGTttttaaatgttaaaatttgaatgaaaattatcacatCATGCTATTTAATTACTTGGAACACTCTTATTTATctatttgtctatacatttccgacatttttactgatacTTTTAatcataatataaagttgtcttcaaaaacaattttattataagagcagaaaaagtattttcaatttgaatagaatactaatttgatgcagagaagttaattttcgctcataattttaattaaaaGTGTTCATTTCGCCCGGAATCTTTGGCGCcctctaaactagtaaacgaagctcaatgccgtcaacgcgaatatcaaAACATGAAGGAAGTGGTGTGTTCCGCATAGAACACGGAAGACAGTAGCGAATGCACAGGAATTAGGGTTTGAGGTATTAGAGCATCCACCGTACTCGCCCGACCTAATCCCAACCGATTATCTCTTGTGCAGGTCTATGCACAATCGTATGAGGAATAGAGAATTCGGTTCAAAGCTGGAGGTCACAAACTTCCTTACGGAGTATTTCAGTAGCTTGTCAGATTCATTTTGACgttggattacgtctttcgggaacatactggggtacaaattgaaaatcgaaaatcgagcacatcgtgaaaattgtccaatttcaaacgcttattgttcagtcatttcatgatggattgatgaaatttttgcgtcaatcgatttcggcactccataacaattttttatattgaagaaatttatatatgtcatgaaactaactattgaaaaattgaaaaatttcagcccctatcctaacggaaatacctacttctgattggtcgaaattgacaacataggcgacgggtccctaacagagacatcaaaaccaagctgcctgggggaaagcggcattgcaaatacatgaaactagggggaacttttgttcctaccgaaatgtattccccaacagagacatcaaaaccaagatgcccgggggaaatcgacattgtaaatatatgaaagtcaggggcatttttatattgcaggtAAGGTGAGTGAAACGATGTATtattgcaaataaaattttaaattggaactttaatgttggttgcttcgtgaaatttcatatcaatgactgatcgtgtattgtgaaaaatgtagcacaagtgtaagtgtaaaattgtatatggtagcagttgtgttgaaaatgactttatatatgaaacgattcatttaaattttgagAGTCTCGGTCGAGCAGTCTTCGAGGGTGCACGCGTTTCGAGTCGCTcctcgtttgatttttcttagcacatatttggcttcggttaaaatttgatttgttCTACTTTGCGCGTTAGTTTAGAATTATGTGTAGGAAAATATGCAGATTTGTGAAATGTAGTGTAATGTGTGTAACTTCGATGCGGAAATCCTTCGAAATTTTCAGGGTAGTGCGCGTTTAGAATGATTTTTTACAGCCAATAAAGGCATTTTCTACTATCCATCCGTGTACATTTCCACGGGTGCATACATGCTCGGACTTGTtcattcctgttttttttctatttgagcAAGGGTATTTGTGTTCGTGTGTATTCTAATTTGATCCAGGATCGGTGTGCGTAAAGTGCGGCACAAGTGCATGTGGCTGAGTGTACTAATATGCTGCGTCGAACGCTGCAAAATAGGCAAAATGATGTTTCACGGGGATATCCAGAAAATACATCTGTGTTAGTGCTTTTATTGAGCAGTGATGATATCACGGTTGATTGAAATGTTTCAGGCTCGGATAACAGATGGACGGTTAAGCTAAGTTATCGCATGCattattgatttttcttttctccccctcttttttctctttaattttttttttcatatccatGTGTGTGTGGCTATATTATATGAATATATTGGATGTCCGTCTTTCATGATATGGTGTTGGATACAATCTATGTAACATGTGTGTGGATCATATATGCTGTGAGTGTATTCGTTAGCTTATTAGCGGTCAGCTGTTCGGAAATCGCAAAGTGCGTAGAATAGAGGGTAGGGGATGTTTCCTGTGTGTGCACACGGAGAGCGCCTGTGTTGCACACACAACGAAGTTAGTAATGGGAAATGCTCAATTTGTTCaaagttctgattttttttcaatatttttcgattttgaggGTTCTGGAAGTCATGAAAAGTCGCAGAATCGCAAGTCGAGCCGACGGTAAACACGATGGTGTACCGCTTTTTCACTGTAAGTGGggttttatgtgattttttgtcgatttcatgtatgacagtttttgtttacttcagcgGACTGTTGAAGTGTCACATCCCGCGATGCCGGAACGGAATGATTTCGAATGAGATGGACTATTCGAGGATGTTTTCGACTATCCCATGCATTCGCTCGGGAACGGGATCGACACTGCTTCGCTATAACCTATCCACACATTTGTTTGTCGGGTAATTTTACTGTTTTGGATTTTGGAATGATTGGGTAAACTGCTGTTTCATCGTTTCGAAACATGTTTTGAGACAGTTCTTGTGTTATAATTTGGGAAATTAAAAGGTGTTTGAATTTATATGGAGTCGATCGATGGTTCGTtgctattttttcctttttttctttgcctaccactgCTTGAGCGGGGCAGGGAGTGGACTACCTTCTTATTCTGCGCACTTTGCGAAAATCGATCAAATTCTATATTAATATAGAACGGATGGCCGATGATGGGTTGAGAAAGGCTTCGGATAGAACGCACGGATTCTCGTGTTAGGTGCGGTTTTAAATCTCCATTATTATTTGTCTAGTGTAAACATTTGTGAGGTACTATCCTTTGTGAAATGTGCTAGTTTATCATCGCATATACGAACGTCCTTCAGATAGTGTAGCTGTGGATGTAAattcgaaaaatggaaaatacaaaaTGCGTTGCATAGGAAAGGGTTATAGATGTTTTACCGTTGGTCGTTTGCGAGATTTGATTCATCTAGAACTGATGGATGtcggttttttttaataattatgatCACAGACGCATACTGGTTTCATTAGATTAACAATCTCATATtagtaataaatttttaaaaaaatacactttGAATATTCACCATATATGGACGGTTTCACTGTGTTTATTTAGATAATTTGTTGTACTTATAGTGTCTGTAAATAACTATGCTAATTTGCATTGATACATAAATTTAGGAACGAAGCCAGTGACGTCAATTCGAATGTTCTGCAGGCAGTGTATTCTCGATTGTGAACAGGTGCtttgttttttaattattagTCTAATTGATTTTGGAGGGGTtttttcggttaccttctcaggtttcccaaagataactctccgccgCTGCGATTGAAGTTCTATAAAGCGTAAGGACCATGAATGACGGAATATATCGCCGCATCGATTtattttagaggagttctcaaggttaccttttcaggtttcccacagtcaactctccgccgtcgcgattTAATTTTGATGGAGAGTACGTGCGATAGATTATTGAATACATAGCCGGTACGATTAATTTCACAagctttccttctcaggataccaaGAGATAATTTCTGTCGCGTGTTGTAATACGAGCCTTCGTTTCGTCTAGTAGttgatagttcgcgtttacataatcacatcacttaccacagtgaatcctgattcataccttttcccactaacaactatcccctccatgataaacgctagggaaccacgctatagaggcgacccttctggccttcgggcggcttttcatactaacattccttcccttccactggtgactgtaaggacgtggccggcgtcgttattgaccattcaaagctcgaatcaccgaaaattgcacaacga
The Toxorhynchites rutilus septentrionalis strain SRP chromosome 2, ASM2978413v1, whole genome shotgun sequence genome window above contains:
- the LOC129768212 gene encoding zinc finger protein 236-like isoform X1, which translates into the protein METHFSSCVSDKNITPTGPNICRICLQNGGPVGIDGDNTKEMESILTTIGEYEDRSLYSIMMTICAPLGYNAVPEDMPDRICRSCKWRLLSAYELYEICLRSDEKIREIMESKKELPFQRNTDQISVKEEMIDPDDQDYNNGDTGGLENSLYMMREDYCPTTESTQISDNPADLLEEMQMIVDPNETLFEANYKFDNNGSHCCRICGQEFIYKSQCRFHIIVKHDPTKPFKCDVCHYTLTTELQLNRHKTMTHGEEGILNPVIKEKTDESVDTIYTCKICPKIFTSIVRFKRHRNTHNRPFGCNICLHHFPNRAQLNRHVKVHQKKPAGADGGNQQNEWKCDYCDENLSSKRNLIMHIRRSHRQELQDAAKKKNSFKCIICPKVFARENVFNIHMKIHELLDPEKDKEQTGSCSVGPSKSSSGGVLGNSAGSVERSDEDMTNQAREHIVGPNKNVTNQECEPVRLQAQDWAHFPKSIDPTPRKKHPTRMCKVCYKHKIRSETKWECATCKVALHLPECFRSYHTMEDY
- the LOC129768212 gene encoding zinc finger protein 236-like isoform X2; the encoded protein is METHFSSCVSDKNITPTGPNICRICLQNGGPVGIDGDNTKEMESILTTIGEYEDRSLYSIMMTICAPLGYNAVPEDMPDRICRSCKWRLLSAYELYEICLRSDEKIREIMESKKERNTDQISVKEEMIDPDDQDYNNGDTGGLENSLYMMREDYCPTTESTQISDNPADLLEEMQMIVDPNETLFEANYKFDNNGSHCCRICGQEFIYKSQCRFHIIVKHDPTKPFKCDVCHYTLTTELQLNRHKTMTHGEEGILNPVIKEKTDESVDTIYTCKICPKIFTSIVRFKRHRNTHNRPFGCNICLHHFPNRAQLNRHVKVHQKKPAGADGGNQQNEWKCDYCDENLSSKRNLIMHIRRSHRQELQDAAKKKNSFKCIICPKVFARENVFNIHMKIHELLDPEKDKEQTGSCSVGPSKSSSGGVLGNSAGSVERSDEDMTNQAREHIVGPNKNVTNQECEPVRLQAQDWAHFPKSIDPTPRKKHPTRMCKVCYKHKIRSETKWECATCKVALHLPECFRSYHTMEDY